The following DNA comes from Miscanthus floridulus cultivar M001 chromosome 5, ASM1932011v1, whole genome shotgun sequence.
GACAGGGGCTCGGTCGGATGTGGCCGCCGGGGATCTGGCGGAGCTCGCGTGGTGGCCTCCGCTCGCTGGGGATCTGGCGGAGCTCGCGTCGTCGTCCTCCGCAGCGTCTCCATCGTCGTGAGCGTGGATGAGCGGCAGCGTTAGCGTGGAGGAgccgggagggaggaggagcggcagcGACCGGGAGGTGACGAGATGCGAGATGGGGAGGCTGCGGCTGGGCTGgagagaggcggcggtggtggagaagaGCGAGCGTCgagatcgagagagagagagagagagagagagagagagagagcgcgggaGGATTGGCATCGGGAGAGAAACGCGGTCGCGATTTTGGAAAAGCGAGGTCGAGCTCGCGATTTCAGTAGCGTTGCGAGCGACCGGAGATCGCGGAAGCGCGTTCGCGATCAGGCCCAGATCGCAGGGCGTTTGTGCGGGATTATTTGCTTATTGGGCTCAGAAGCTGAGCAAACGCTgccccaaacagggcctaagacgcTTCACCAGAGATTATTTTTGCTCCGACATGTGGCCGCGTAGGGCCGCACTCTCTCTGGCCCGTGCGTCTACTCGCTCGTCCGCCGCGGTGTGGCCGCTCACGCCTGCTCCCACTCCGCCCCGCCGTGCCTCCTTCCTTCATCATGCCGTGCCCTCTCCCTACCGTGCCGCGCCCCATGGCGTCCGTGCCTTGCCCCATTTCCTGAGTGAACGACGCTGGACGACTGTGGCCGAGCGAACAACGGCGCTAGAGTAGCAATAGCGAGGCCACGTGGGCGAGCGTGAGCCTGGGTCGCGAGCAGGCGCGGGAGAATCACATGAGGAGCGAAGGGCCACGCTGACTGGCACAAGCGCGAGGGGCGAAACACCTGACGCGAGCTTGCTGACTACCGAGTTCCCCATTACCCATTAGGCAGGTCGTGGCTGCCGACAACGTCGTGTTTCAAAATGTTTCAGGCGTTGCATactcatgtttcaagtgtttcacctagatgttgcaaaactaTATTTGAGatattgcatatattgcaatgacaatatagcacgttgcaagcatatattttcaagtgtttcaggtgtttcagacataggcttcaagtgtttaatctagatgttgtatatgttgctatGTGCCCTGTTcccttggctgataagccatggctgaaagtactgttggctgatttattgtgagagaaaaatattattcgttggctgaaaaaatactgcttataagccaagcgaacagggcaatggTTACACGCATGTTTTCAAGCGTATATTTTCAAGTATTTTAAGATGTTTTAGACTtatgttgtaattgtttcatatggatgctgCAAAAGtaaatctggatgttgcatatgttgctatgattatatacacatgtttcaagtgtttcatctattttaaagTATGTTGAAAAATGTTTTATTTGTATGTTTAAAAAGTAGATcagatgtttcacatgttgcaacGAGCGCCGGTGGGCGGTGGACAACGCTCTGTCGCAATCGCCTTtgtgctggtgctgctgctggggCGCCGCCGTAGTTGACATGCGGGCGGCTGAGGCCGGCACACGCCTCCGCTCCCGATGCTTCCCCTGTTGCCGCATGCCACCCCGCCCGGCCGCCCTTCTCCCACCGACTTCGCCGGCCCGCCCCTGCCTAGTCACGCGGCCACGCTACCCCGTCGCTCTGTGAATACCGAGAGAGGGGTGAGTACGCAACGGCGCTGCTAGATCTTCCCCTCCTCGCTACCGGATCGAACCCTCCTCCGTCAGAACCAGCCTACTGTTGCCTGTAAGATGACTGCTTGTCACAGGTGACACAGCAGGGCACAAGACGTCTTCTCATTAGCTTGGCATATTTTGCATTGTTGTTTTGTAATCAGAGTATGTCAAGTGGGCCATAGGCCAGCGTCGTGTTATCGGCATACAAATGCCAGAACTCTATAAGAGACTCATCATCGAAGAAAAGCAATACGAACACGCTAAGGCAAGGGGCTACCTCGCCGGTGTTTCTCTCCTCCTGATCTGTGCTATTTGTAGTGCTCACGTCGATGGCTTGATGCCGGCGGCCACGGGTGTTACAGTGGTATTAGAGACGGTTTATCCTCGGCCTCCGCTCTCGATTCCGCTCGGCTTCAATCTTCGATTCGTAATTCCGGTCGATGGGTTGATCTCCACCCCGCATCCTAGTGGTATGGGCGAGAGGTCCCGTAAATCCCTCCTTTGGTTGAATCGGGTCAGCCAGTGGCGTCGAGTTCGTCTAATCTAAGATCTACAACCCTTCCATCCACCCCACCTCCTCCATAGATCCCTGGATCCGCTGCAGTTCTTACCATCCCACTGTGTGGCATCACTGCAACGGGTTTCTCTTCGTCCACAATCGACTGCAAGCGGGCGTCATCACCACCTGTTCATTGGTGGTTCCAACCTCTACGACACGATTCTCGACTGGGGGACTACATCAGCAGTCTAATTCGGTGGCGTCAACCCTTTGTGAGATTTTCCCCATCTTCTCACTCCATTTCCTTCTAGCACGCTTGAATTAGTGGTGAGGGTTGCGAGGCGCTTGTTCTCGTGTAAAATTCCATAGCCAACTGGTTCAATTGTGGTGTGGTGGCGTTCGGAGGGGAAGTGTCCTTCGACTTGGGTTGTGGGACATTTGTTTCCATGTAAAATTCCTCGGTCGAGCCTCACTTCCAGGCGGCGGTGATTCGTTGTTGTGAGGAGCAGTCAATAGGGGAGGTGTGAACCGAACCTGTTGTTCCATTAGTTTCAATCACGGCTCCATCTAAGCCTTCTGATCCTAAACCATCCAAGCAGACCCAAATTCTGTTGGATCAGATGTCGAAGAGCGCTGATGATGACCAGTCTAAGTGGGACCAGGTGATGGATCATTTCGATCTCTTGTTCAATCGTATGACGAATATGGGTATTGTCCAGCAAGAGATGAAAACTCAGATTAAGTTAAACAACGCCAAGGTTGACAAGTGTTCTGCAGATCAACAGTTTATTGCTCAGCAAGTTCGAGCTAATGGCTAGGCAGTAGCTCAACTAACCCTGCAGCAGTTTGAGGAGGAGAAGAGCTCTGCCAGTCATGGTTCATCGTCCCTGGTGTATGGTGATTAAGAGGCACACTTCCAGAACATGTTTGCCAAGGACAAGAACCTTCAGAAACCTGAGCAGTCCAAGTATCACAGATCCAAACTGGAGCAAGACAAGGAAGAAAGGGTACCTCATCATGCTTTGCCTAAAATGTTTTTTCCCAAGTTTGAGGACCTTTATCCCAAAATCTAGATTGACAATTGCTGCAATTACTTCTCTATCTATAATGTGCCTGAGAGGCTTTAGGTGTCTTCTGCCACCATGCATCTAGAGGGCAATGCTGCCAAGTGGTACCAGGCCTATAAACAAACACATCCTAAGATCTCTTGGATCACTTTTTGCTTGGCTGTGGAACAACAGTTTGGAGCTGATGATTATAGAAATGCCCTCACTGAGTTAATTGATCTCAAGCAGACAGGAACTGTGGAGGACTATACTACTAAGTTTGAGCAATTGCAGTTTGATATTACTATGCACAGCTGTCATTATGATGATCTTTTCTTCACCTCCCATTATGTCAGTGGTCTCAAAGATGACATCAGGGCAGTGGTTGAGCCTCAGGTACCAACAACTGTACACAGAGCTGCTATTATTGCAAGGATTCAGCAAAAGGTGCTTGATAGAGGGAAAAACAAGTACGAGAAGGCTTCTATTCTTCACAAGCCAAACCCACAACACAGGACTGAGACCAAGACACAACCAGTTTCTAGTACTCTTTGGAGGGATAGACAGCTAAGGGACTACAGAAAAACTAATGGATTGTGCTACACCTGTGGGGAGAAATTTGAACCAAGACATATTGTGGTCTGTTCCAAGAGAACCAAGCCACACAGCAATGCTCTGGTGGTGAATGACCTGGATCGAGAACTCAGTGATGATGTTCTCAATCAATTAGCCATCGAAGATGCTTTACCAGAACAATTTTGTCAATTGTCCCTCAATGCCTTGACCAGCACTGATATAAGCAACAGTATTAAGCTGAAATCTAGGGTCAAGAACAAGATTATGCTTACTCTATTGGACAGTGGCAATTCTCATAGCTTTGTCAGTGCTCAGTTCACCCAACTAGCTGGTCTACCAACTGTGCCGATGTCCCCTCGCAAAGTAAAACTTGCAAATGGGGAGTGGATCGTGGCTGATAGAATGGTTAAGCAATTGGAAAGGTATTATCAGGGTCATACTCTGGTATCTGACATGATAGTACTGGATATGCACCCCTATGACGCTATTCTAGGTTTTGATTAGTTGCAGCGCCATAGTTCAATGCAGTGTGattggcaacttaaaactcttgCATTCAAGGTGAATGGACGGCCAGTGAAATTACAGGGCATCAATCCACCACCTCTGTAGCTGACAGCAATATCTGCAAATAAAGTCTACAATTCCACCAAAGGCAATGATGTTTGGGCATTTGTATTAGTGGATTAGATTCCAATCCATCAGACCCAGTCTACCAATTCCACTTCACTTCAATCATCCATCCAACAGGTGTTGACATAGTATGAGGATGTTTTCTCTGATCCATAGACCTTACCACCACAAAGGTCTTATGATCACTCCATTCCTTTGCTTCCTGGTTCCATTCCTGTAA
Coding sequences within:
- the LOC136454268 gene encoding uncharacterized protein, yielding MSKSADDDQSKWDQVMDHFDLLFNRMTNMGIVQQEMKTQIKLNNAKVDKCSADQQFIAQQNMFAKDKNLQKPEQSKYHRSKLEQDKEERVSSATMHLEGNAAKWYQAYKQTHPKISWITFCLAVEQQFGADDYRNALTELIDLKQTGTVEDYTTKFEQLQFDITMHSCHYDDLFFTSHYVSGLKDDIRAVVEPQVPTTVHRAAIIARIQQKVLDRGKNKYEKASILHKPNPQHRTETKTQPVSSTLWRDRQLRDYRKTNGLCYTCGEKFEPRHIVVCSKRTKPHSNALVVNDLDRELSDDVLNQLAIEDALPEQFCQLSLNALTSTDISNSIKLKSRVKNKIMLTLLDSGNSHSFVSAQFTQLAGLPTVPMSPRKVKLANGEWIVADRMVKQLERFPMPIIEEILDELAGAKFFTKLDMRSGYHQVRMLPEDEHKTTFKTHRGHYQFKFVWSETAQQAFDEVKLAMTRTPVLGLPDFTQPFTLETDACNDGIGAILMQQGKPIAYLSKALGDKHKSLSIYEKEFLALIMRKAMTRLMGLQFKIVYKKGKDNVAADALSRVAHLLAIQAVSTVQPVWIQEVLNSYTIDPKAQLLMKQLAVASPDPHGFSLEQGLIRHKDLAAAAAVPDKIIDRCLVKKGNATIPQVKSLSSVPYASVALSAYKCQNSCSRRRLDAGGHGCYTATMSLAYGDAARPGRWQNRAG